In the Paraburkholderia acidisoli genome, one interval contains:
- a CDS encoding aromatic ring-hydroxylating oxygenase subunit alpha → MSTTLLSPEVPAPAGTLTGRYPELGSGPIPVEPYISPEYYEREKEHIFKKTWLHVGRVEEIPKAGDYFVKDLAACDTSIIVVRNRQGEIRAMHNVCAHRMNEIVYDKCGNTRKFFCKFHGWAYDLDGKLTGVPDEKCFFGLDREQFGLSRVACEVWEGFIFVNMDPNPAVSLADYMKPMFGDIEGFPFDKLTAGFGWQTVVNCNWKLALDAFQEAYHVAYVHGNSIADAIDKTGDESMPPLDALCGEFHRRLSLAGNQKSVYGNPKAVTEGGAAAQNALSEQGQKRPIAAAALRAGIGSAKHAFPMDALPAGVNWTQSPNWLFDMNIVFPDFYVSLRPNYCQAYNFRPISHNQTLVDARVYYPEMTTPGGRFFLEYMKVALRDVLLEDFSTLERTQRAAETGAKKFMVLQDNELLVRHAYHVVERMLAQGAASAA, encoded by the coding sequence GTGTCCACGACCTTGCTGTCCCCCGAAGTCCCCGCACCGGCAGGCACGCTGACCGGCCGTTATCCCGAGCTGGGCTCCGGCCCGATCCCGGTCGAGCCGTATATCTCGCCGGAGTACTACGAGCGCGAGAAGGAACACATCTTCAAGAAGACGTGGCTGCACGTTGGCCGCGTGGAGGAGATCCCGAAGGCGGGCGATTACTTCGTGAAAGACCTTGCCGCGTGCGATACGTCGATCATCGTGGTGCGTAACCGGCAGGGCGAGATTCGCGCGATGCACAACGTCTGTGCGCACCGCATGAACGAGATCGTCTACGACAAGTGCGGCAATACCCGCAAGTTCTTCTGCAAGTTTCACGGCTGGGCCTACGACCTCGACGGCAAGCTCACCGGCGTGCCCGACGAAAAGTGCTTCTTCGGGCTCGACCGCGAGCAGTTCGGCTTGTCGCGCGTGGCGTGCGAGGTGTGGGAAGGCTTTATCTTCGTGAACATGGACCCGAATCCGGCCGTGTCGCTCGCCGACTATATGAAGCCGATGTTCGGCGACATCGAAGGCTTTCCGTTCGACAAGCTCACGGCGGGCTTCGGCTGGCAGACAGTGGTGAACTGCAACTGGAAGCTCGCGCTCGACGCGTTCCAGGAGGCGTATCACGTGGCGTACGTGCACGGCAACTCGATCGCCGACGCCATCGACAAGACCGGCGACGAAAGCATGCCGCCCCTCGACGCGCTGTGCGGCGAGTTTCACCGCCGGCTCTCGCTGGCGGGCAACCAGAAGTCGGTGTACGGCAACCCGAAGGCCGTGACCGAGGGCGGCGCGGCCGCGCAGAACGCGTTGTCGGAGCAAGGCCAGAAGCGCCCGATCGCGGCCGCCGCGCTGCGCGCGGGGATTGGCAGCGCGAAGCACGCGTTCCCGATGGACGCGCTGCCCGCCGGCGTGAACTGGACTCAAAGCCCGAACTGGCTGTTCGACATGAACATCGTGTTCCCGGACTTCTATGTGTCGCTGCGCCCGAACTATTGCCAGGCGTACAACTTCCGGCCGATCTCGCACAACCAGACGCTCGTGGACGCGCGCGTGTATTACCCCGAAATGACGACGCCGGGCGGCCGCTTCTTCCTCGAATACATGAAGGTCGCGCTGCGCGACGTGCTGCTCGAAGACTTCAGCACGCTCGAACGCACGCAGCGCGCGGCCGAAACCGGCGCGAAGAAGTTCATGGTGCTGCAGGACAACGAACTGCTGGTGCGCCACGCGTATCACGTGGTCGAACGCATGCTGGCGCAAGGCGCGGCCAGCGCCGCGTAA